In Mustela lutreola isolate mMusLut2 chromosome 1, mMusLut2.pri, whole genome shotgun sequence, one genomic interval encodes:
- the LOC131818634 gene encoding uncharacterized protein LOC131818634 isoform X3 — protein MTITYSCVANGRAVLAELALTGGSYQEAVATVLKLVLLRAEPKTIMQMGSFVYHTLFIDGITYLCATDNALDTITPSAFLKNMKYNKNQDNTPISTLRSQVTDVKNIMSQNIDEILESENRLSIFTDRTNDLQTTVSDAHLSWYLSSAQNKRPKASTYQGYCEIILCCQIMALSKNYWNATKISLIIKQ, from the exons ATGACGATCACCTACAGCTGTGTCGCTAACGGCCGCGCGGTCCTCGCCGAGCTGGCCCTGACCGGCGGCTCCTATCAG gaagCAGTGGCCACCGTGCTTAAACTAGTGCTTCTTAGAGCAGAGCCGAAGACCATAATGCAGATGGGAAG CTTTGTCTACCATACTCTCTTTATTGATGGAATCACTTACCTATGTGCTACAGACAATGCCTTGGATACCATAACACCATCTGCATTTCTTAAAAAC atgaaatacaataaaaatcaaGACAATACCCCGATATCTACACTGAGGAGTCAAGTAACTGATGTAAAAAATATTATGTCCCAAAACATTGATGAAATTTTGGAAAGTGAAAACAGATTGAGTATCTTCACTGATAGAACCAATGATCTCCAGACAACTGTAAGTGATGCCCACCTGTCTTGGTATCTAAGTAGTGCTCAAAACAAACGGCCAAAAGCAAGTACATACCAGGGATACTGTGAGATCATCCTATGTTGCCAAATTATGGCTTTATCAAAAAATTATTGGAATGCAactaaaatttctttaattataaaacaatga
- the LOC131818634 gene encoding uncharacterized protein LOC131818634 isoform X1: MTITYSCVANGRAVLAELALTGGSYQEAVATVLKLVLLRAEPKTIMQMGSFVYHTLFIDGITYLCATDNALDTITPSAFLKNVSDTFLRNPLMSQEHFSPSNAVAADFQQVLGKYMMKYNKNQDNTPISTLRSQVTDVKNIMSQNIDEILESENRLSIFTDRTNDLQTTVSDAHLSWYLSSAQNKRPKASTYQGYCEIILCCQIMALSKNYWNATKISLIIKQ; encoded by the exons ATGACGATCACCTACAGCTGTGTCGCTAACGGCCGCGCGGTCCTCGCCGAGCTGGCCCTGACCGGCGGCTCCTATCAG gaagCAGTGGCCACCGTGCTTAAACTAGTGCTTCTTAGAGCAGAGCCGAAGACCATAATGCAGATGGGAAG CTTTGTCTACCATACTCTCTTTATTGATGGAATCACTTACCTATGTGCTACAGACAATGCCTTGGATACCATAACACCATCTGCATTTCTTAAAAAC GTTAGTGATACTTTTCTGAGAAATCCTTTGATGTCGCAAGaacatttttctccttcaaatgCAGTTGCTGCAGATTTTCAACAAGTATTAGGAAAGTATATG atgaaatacaataaaaatcaaGACAATACCCCGATATCTACACTGAGGAGTCAAGTAACTGATGTAAAAAATATTATGTCCCAAAACATTGATGAAATTTTGGAAAGTGAAAACAGATTGAGTATCTTCACTGATAGAACCAATGATCTCCAGACAACTGTAAGTGATGCCCACCTGTCTTGGTATCTAAGTAGTGCTCAAAACAAACGGCCAAAAGCAAGTACATACCAGGGATACTGTGAGATCATCCTATGTTGCCAAATTATGGCTTTATCAAAAAATTATTGGAATGCAactaaaatttctttaattataaaacaatga